The window AGAAATACACTATTCACAATCTTTAGCtttggattttattttatcaaatggTCATTTTCGCAATTTTAGTGGCTACACGTTGCTATATCTTCTTTAGCATTAGCACAAACATACACTAAATGCAAGACCCCACCTCACCTAGCATTATTGCATTATTCTAAAgtctaatttaatttaatttgagcAGAATAGAGacgaattcaaaatttaaagtttgctgttcaaaatcaatattatgtatatgagtaaaaaaaaattaaattttttaagagTATGACCATGTAAGGGGTTATGTTCGAGCTTAAAAATGACGAACGTTGACATGGAATACGTTTGCTGGTAAAATCCACTAGTAGTCATTTTTAATTTCTGTAATTGAAAAATACATGTTACCACAcaatttcaaaatccataacGGTAACTCTATGGTAACGTACTGAACTTCCACTTATGTAAACTTGGAACTCCGAAATGATGGCTATATTttaaagacaaaaagaaaagtgattgataaatgatattgttaCGCGTTTCATCCCGTAGTAAGTTGATTCAATTTAAATTAGTCGAACCAGTAAAAATTAGGAAGTTTTTTCTAAGAGTACCCAATCATTGAATTAACCATGACCATGTTGGTGGCATAAGCAATAGTATTGAACAAGTTCTGTGGCTAATAATTAAATAGGGGGCCATGGAATGTCAGGACACTAACTTCAATTTAAAACCTAAGCACACCTAAGGCCTCTCTTAATTGTTTGTTATAACTTATGTGACGATATTTAACTGAATACGAAAGTTAAAAAATGAtagtatatttttaattagaataTGCTATATAGGTGTAAGAGCGAAAAACATTCTTTCACTTTAGAAAACAATTGTCATTTCAAAAATTCTTGATGAATGTGAAAGGATCTAAAACAACAGTTAAAATAGAATGAAATAGTATACATGAAATTGGCGAAGATAAAATCACTCGAGAGTTTTGATTTTTGGcgatataatattttctttttctttaacaattataaataaagaaacaaatacaCACTTTGATCAAAGATAAATTACAATTGAAATGCAGTTCTAGCGAAAATAGACCAAGAtcaacttcatttttttcttgacacttttttccACTTAAGTAAAACACTTTAATACACTTAATATAtaaatttcaagaaataaaagtaaaaaaaaaaaaaacaccttggACGCTTCAACTACTTTTTGCAACTACTAATGGCAAATGGGACCATCACAAggctacttttattttttcacgCCGATTTGAGTTCAATTTAATTACGAACGTTCAGCACTCAGGTGTGTGAGTATGATCTCTCCTGGGATCCCGACAGTAATCATACACCTTATAGTTCCTCTGCACCCACAACATAGCCTCTATCTGCTGACGACTCAGCCCACCACCCCCTGAGGGGGAGCTAGAAGGGGCACGGCGACACGAGGGGCTCTCATTCGCCTCACAACCTTCGAGCTTGAAGTTATTACTATACTTTCCAACGAACGGTTGATATCGATAATCAGCTTTAATTCTTCCTTCCTCTGTTGCCCAAGATGATGCATCCCAAATTGAACCATATACATACATAGGTCTTTGTGGAAATGTTGCATCATTTTTTTTAAGGTATCTTCTAATTGGGATATCATCAACaaaaaatctacaaaaaaaattatattcaaataataaaaacattaGGAAAGATACattagagaaaaaaacaaaaataaaagtagtagtagtagtagttgttggttttttttttggggggcaTGGGGTCATGTTGGTTACATTAATAAATGATGATAATGCTTTTTGACAAAAATAGCAACCATATAGAATTATATATATCTTGACCCCATGTTGtgacattttttaatttatatgtaaagtttaataatatgataatttaaaAGATTTTACACGATCAGATCATTTATAAGTAACTATATAGAATTATACCTTGACCTCATGGTAtgacattttttaatttatatgtagAGTTTAACAACACGACAATACAGAAATTTTTTACAATATCAGATTATAAATAATTTCTATAACAAACATAAATTGGTGCAACTTATTAAATAGTAAGCGATCGATCTTTTATAGTACTAGAATATCTTTTACACtcaatttatatatttgtaaacataaataaacacaaattttaaaaaatagttaatcattgaaatatatataaaatcgAAGACACTATTATGaaatttagttttttcttattatgaaattattaaaatatcctgaaaattttcacttttttaaagtttgaaatcCACAATACCACCACAGTGTTTTAGCATGAAAAAAAATGATTACTTTTCaactttatattataatatttgcATGGATGATGTTGACTTAAAGTTGATAAAACATTATgataaagaaatatgaaaaagactaaaataaatttaaaaaaatactaacatgATCTCATTGGGGTCCCAAAGAATAGCATAATTATGAAAATCTTTAGTTGGATCAAACCAAAGATGAAATTTCATTTCTCTTCCAATAATATTTCCATCTCCACTTCCTCTTATATATACATTTGTTTGTAAAATATAAGGCTTGTTTGGTGTTGTTCCAAGAAAttcaatatcaatttcatcatGGTTCCCTGGATAATCTTGATTATTTGAaagctacaaaaaaaaaatataaatcaat of the Capsicum annuum cultivar UCD-10X-F1 chromosome 11, UCD10Xv1.1, whole genome shotgun sequence genome contains:
- the LOC107847799 gene encoding xyloglucan endotransglucosylase/hydrolase protein 31 → MAFLLYLFLFFLFNSRLNNAQGPPSPGYYPSSRVQSLKFNQGFRNLWGPQHQSLDQSTLTIWLDKNSGGSGFKSLKNYRSGYFGTYMKLQPGYTAGIITSFYLSNNQDYPGNHDEIDIEFLGTTPNKPYILQTNVYIRGSGDGNIIGREMKFHLWFDPTKDFHNYAILWDPNEIIFFVDDIPIRRYLKKNDATFPQRPMYVYGSIWDASSWATEEGRIKADYRYQPFVGKYSNNFKLEGCEANESPSCRRAPSSSPSGGGGLSRQQIEAMLWVQRNYKVYDYCRDPRRDHTHTPEC